The sequence below is a genomic window from Cedecea neteri.
TCATCAGTGAGAGTCGCGCTAATCCTGTAAGCCACTCGTTCTAAAAAATATTAAAATACTTAAGGCGAATTTATGACTACCAAGCTCACTAAGACCGATTATTTGATGCGCCTGCGGCGTTGTCAGACAATTGATACGCTCGAACGCGTAATAGAAAAAAATAAATATGAATTATCAGATAATGAACTGGCGGTATTTTATTCAGCAGCTGACCACCGTCTTGCAGAACTGACGATGAATAAACTGTATGACAAAATCCCACCTTCAGTGTGGAAATTTATTCGTTAATAATTGTCTTATTAAATAATATTTAAAATCACATTTTATCTTCTGTTATTGTCTGGTTTGTCTCAGTCGATGTTGCACAGGTTTGGATTAACGCCCGTTAATCTACCAGCGAAATACCGCCAGCACACCTCAACGCTAACCTTGCCGCGCCGCAGTCTGCGACGTGAGGTTTATCACGCTCAGGGAACGTACCCACTCTTTTCTTTCGAAATTCAGGTAGCCTTGCAGGCCACTGAAGAGGGAACCCGTGATGAATGAAGAAAAGCGTAAAATGATTGCCGGAGAGCTATACCGGCCTGGAGATGAAACCCTGCAGCGAGAAAGCCACAAAGCACGACAGCTGCTGCATCGCTACAACCATAGCTCGCCGGACGAGCAGGCATACCGCGATGAAATCCTCGCTGAACTGCTTGGCCAGAGTGAAGGTGCTTACATCGAACCCACTTTCCGCTGTGACTACGGCTACAACATCTACCTGGGTAAAAACTTCTACGCCAATTTCGAATGCGTCATGCTGGACCCCTGTCCAATTCGCATCGGCGACAACTGTATGCTGGCGCCTGGCGTTCATATTTATACCGCGACTCATCCTTTGGATGCCGAAACACGGAATAGCGGTGTTGAATTTGGTAAGCCGGTGACAATTGGCAATAACGTCTGGATTGGCGGGCGCGCGGTTATTAATCCTGGCGTCACCATTGGCGATAATGTCGTGGTCGGTTCAGGCTCGGTAGTCACCAAAGATATTCCGGCCAATTGCGTTGTGGCAGGTAACCCAGCGCGTATCATTAAGATGCTTTAAGGCGGGCAGACCTGTTAACTGTTATGGTTATTTTTGGCTTATCTGTTACTTTTTTGCCTGGCCTGTGGTTCTTAAAATAGTCTGGCCATGCGTACAACCGAAACAGAAAACTTAGAAGGCACACCATGTCAGAAATTCAGCGCCTGCTTACCAATACCATCGAACATCTGAATGAAACTGAAAAGCGCGATAACCGCCCACGCTTCAGTATCAGTTTTATCCGTAAGCATCCCGGATTATTTATCGGCATGTATATCGGCTGGTTTGCCACAATGTGGGTAATGCTGGAATCAGAAACCCTGGCGGGCTCAGTATGGCTGCTGGTCGTGCTGTTCGCGCTGATGAACGCGTTTTTCTTCTTTGACGTCAACCCTCGCTACCGCTATAGCGACATTGACGTTCTCGACCTGCGCGTTTGCTATAACGGCGAGTGGTACAATACCCGCAACGTGCCCACGGCGCTGATCGATGAAATTCTTAACTCCCCTGGCGTGGATGAAGAGCAAAAATCTTTATTGCACAAAATGCTCAATCGCAAAGGGGAACTGTCGTTTTATGATGTCTTCTCACTCACCCGCCAGCAGCCCGCGGGTGAGCGATAACCACTAGCGACGTTTCTTCCGTCCCTGCACCGCTTTAAAACGCGGATTAGATTTGCAAATCACATACAGCCGCCCCTTACGCTTCACAATCTGGCAGTCGGGGTGGCGCTGTTTTGCACTGCGAAGTGAATTCAATACCTGCATCTCTTAAGACTCCTTCCCGCCAAAGAACTTGCCGAAACGCTGCTGGAAGCGCGCCGGGCCGCCTTCATTGACGAAGACTTTCTGTTTGCCGGTGTAATGAGGATGCGAAGCAGAAGAGACTTCGATCGTCACGTAGGGGTAAGTCACCCCGTCCAGCTCAATCTCGCGGTCGGTTTTGATCGTCGAGCCCACTTTAAAATATTCATTTACGCTGGTGTCGTGAAACACCACGGTCCGGTAAAACGGATGGATGTCGCGCTGCATAAAAATCATTCCGATATGTTATAACGTAACAATAAAATAAAAGATGATTGGGCAAATTGCAAGCGGGGTTTAAACGGGAGAAAGGGGCAAAAAGAAACGGGCACCGCCTGGGTGCCCGCTGTGACTAGAGTCTAAATCCTGCGACGACTCGCTCAAGCTGGGTGGATTGTTCCGCCATCGAATGCGAGGCGGAAGAGACTTCCTGAACCAGCGCGGCGTTCTGCTGCGTGGTACTATCCAGCTGATTAATGGCCAGATTTACCTGCTCAATGCCGGTGCTCTGCTCGCGGCTGGAAGACATAATTTCGGCCATCAGCGTCGTCACGTTACGCACGCCCTGAGTCAGCTCTTCCATTGTGCTGCCAGCCTGATAAACCAACTCAGTCCCCAGATTCACATTGCTCACCGAATTTTCGATCAGCGCTTTAATTTCCCGTGCCGATTGCGCAGAACGTTGAGCCAGACTGCGAACCTCAGAGGCCACAACCGCAAAACCTCTGCCCTGCTCACCGGCTCGGGCAGCCTCAACGGCGGCGTTGAGCGCCAGGATATTGGTCTGGAAAGCGATGCTGTCAATCACGCTGATAATATCCACCACTTTGCCGGAAGAAGTCTGAATCGCATTCATCGTGCTGACGACCTGCTTCACCACTTCTCCCCCTTTCACCGCCACGCTGGAGGCTTCGCGCGCCAGCTCGTTAGCGTGGGCGGCGTTATCGGCATTCTGGCGAACAGTGCTGGTCAGCTCCTCCATAGAAGCCGCCGTTTGCTCAATCGAACTGGCCTGATCCTCGGTACGGGCGGAAAGATCCTGGTTACCCGTCGCAATCTGATGAGAGGCCGAAGAAATGGCCCGGGCGCTATCCCCAACCTGTCGCAACATGGTTTGCAGGTAACCGATCACGCCGTTAAAACTGTCGATAATGGCGTTAAATTCCGGGCTGCTGGTGGGCTCGAGGCGCTGCGTCAGGTCGGCGCCACCGGCGGAAAGCCGGCTGATGTTGTGGTTAAGCTCGCCCAGGCGACGCATCATATTGCGGACAAACAGCACCAGGATCCCGAGCAAAACGATCGCCATCGGGATCTGCACCACGCCAAGACGCAGCAGAATCGCGTCCGTTTGTTTGGTCAGTAGCGCGGTTGGCAGGTCAACCGCCAGAATCCACGGGCTACCTTTTACCGTCTGTAGAATAACGGTGTGCGAAGTGCCGTCGTTATCGTATTCATTCTCACTGCTCTGGCTGGCATTGAAACCGGGCAGCATGGCCTGAACCGCTTTCGCCATCGGCAGCGAGCCGCTCAGTTCAGAAAGATTCTTTAAGCCAGCAGTTTTACCAATCTGATCCGCGTTACCAACAACTTTACCGTCGGCTTCGATGATCAGCACCTGGCCTTTCACCGCCTCGCTCATCTGTTTGGCCAGTTGATTAAAGAAGCCCAGCGTCACATCGATGGTTGCCACGCCCCATGGCTGCCCCTCTTTGGTAATCGCCATGGCGCAGTTAGTCCGCGGCTGCGGGCTGGCATCATCCTGGTAGGCCTTTGCCCAGGCACATTGCCCTGCCGGAGAAGCCAGCCCGGCTTTGTACCACACCTGCTCATAGTAGTTAGGTGCGGCATCCGAGTTCCAGTAGGTATTTTCTTCAAGTTTATTGCTACCGTTGCGGGCAAAGAAAGTGCTGAACTTATTGCGCCCCGCCTCGCGTTTTTCCGGCAAAGGCCAGATGCCGCCGCCAAACACGTTCACATCCTGGTACTGATCCACCAGCGTCGGTAATAACTTATTAATATCATCGCTTTGCATCGCGGCTACGGACTGGGTAATGCTGCGCATCTGCGCCTGCACGCGGTTCATCTGCTCGGTAATATTGACCGCCACGTTATCCACTTCAAAGCGAATCAGCTGGGTTTCATTGCGCTTCAGCTGCGGCGTCACAAAAAAGTGAATCACTAGCGAAGTTACCGCAATTAACAACATGAAAAACAAACATAAAGAGGTAATAAATCGGGATTGTGTAGTTTTTAGCATGATGAAGATACCTGGTGGTAGAAAGCGAAACGCTTAGCAACCTCTTCGGCATAAAACCCACAAACTTAACTGCCGCCATACTTTAACTGCTCGTTAACTATTTCCAAATGTAATTAACTCCCAGTGAAATCCATAAGTTACCCCTATGCTTTGAAATATTTTGCAATGATTAGACTTTTCTCGTTTCCGCAAATGCTTAGAACCCCGCCGGGTCATACCTTAGAAGATAACAATATTGGGCGACGATTTTTGATTACGGCAAGGTAAGCGCTAACGCTACCCGACCGTATCCAGAAGGACATTGCCATGATGCTGCCCCGCTGTTGTGCCGAACTCAACGTAACCACTTCATCCAAGACCCTGATTACCGGAGTAAACTATGAGCACCAATCCAGGCCTGGCACTGCCGATTCTTGACCTGTCCCAGCTCAACGGCAGCGAAACTGACCGTTCAGCCTTCCTCAGCCAGCTGCGCTACGCCGCAAGAGAAATTGGCTTTTTCTACCTGATCAACCACGGCATCAGCCCTGACCTGCAGCAGGCGGTCCAGGACGAAGCCCGCAGCTTCTTTGCCCTCCCCGACGATGAAAAACAGCAGGTGGCAATGATCCACTCGCCGCATTTCCGTGGCTACAACCGCGCCGCCAGCGAACTTACCCGCGGCCAGCCCGACTGGCGCGAACAGTTTGACCTCGGCGCAGAGCGCCAGGCATTGCCGCCGGATGAATACGCCCCGGCGTGGCGTCGCCTGCAGGGGCCAAACCTTTGGCCGACCGCCAGACCTGAACTCAAACCCACGCTTTTACAGTGGCAAAGCGAAATGACCGCTGTGGCTTTAAAACTGCTGCGCACCTTTGCCGAAGCCCTGAGCCTTCCAGCCGATGCCTTTGACGACCTGTACGGCAATCTGCCCAACGAGCACATCAAGCTGATTCGCTACCCGGGACAGTCCGCTACGCAAAGCAGTCAGGGCGTGGGCGCTCACAAAGACTCTGGTTTCCTGAGCTTCCTGCTTCAGGATGAGAAAAAAGGCCTGCAGGTCGAAGTCTCACCGGATAACTGGGTTGATGCCCAGCCGCTGCCGGGCAGCTTTGTGGTCAATATTGGCGAGCTGCTGGAGCTCGCCACCAACGGCTACCTGCGCGCCACCGTTCACCGCGTGGTTTCTCCGCCTCAGGATGAAGAACGCCTGTCCATCGCCTTCTTCCTGGGCGCGCAGCTCAACGCCGTGGTGCCGGTTTATCAGCTCCCGGCAGCGCTGGCCCGCGAAGCCCAGGGGCCAGAAAGCGATCCGCAAAACCCGCTGCTGCGCGACGTGGGCTGGAACTACCTGAAAGGCCGCCTGCGCTCACACCCTGACGTGGCGGAACGCTATTACCCGGACGTCCTTCGTAACAGCAGTGAACTGATCGCTTAATAACACATTAAAATAAAAGGAAAATAACGATGAAAAAGACCGCTTTTAAACTGGCTGGCGTTGCTCTGTCACTGTCTCTGGCTTTCGCGGCACAGGCCGCAGATGCGCTGCGTGTCGCGGCAGATCCGGTTCCGCATGCGGAAATCCTCGCCTTTGTGCAGAAACTCGACCCTAACCTCAAGCTGAAGGTCGTCGAACTGAGCAACGGCGTTAACGCCAACGAACTGCTGGCGAACAGCGACGTCGACGCCAACTACTTCCAGCATGTGCCTTATCTGCGTGACCAGGAGAAAGCCCTCGGCAAAAAATTTGTCGTTGCCGCCACGGTACATATCGAGCCGCTGGGCATCTACTCGCACAAATACAAAGATCTGAAATCCATCCCGGAAGGTACGACCATCGCGGTACCGAACAACGTCACCAACCTCAGCCGCGCCCTTTACCTGCTCCAGGACAAAGGCCTGATCACCCTCAAACCGGAATTTAAAGACGCCGCCACAAACCAGGCAACGCCCAAAGACATCGCCAGCAACCCGAAGAAGCTGAAAATCCTGGAAGTTGAATCCCCGCAGATCCCCCGCTCGCTGGATGACGTAGGCCTGGGCGTGATCAACGGCAACTATGCGCTCGAAGCTGGACTCAGCCCGGCCAAAGACTCCCTTGGCCTGGAAAGCGCGACCCATAACCCCTACGCCAATATTCTGGTCACCAACCCGAATCTGGAAAACGACCCGCGTATCAAACAGCTGGCGAAAGACCTCGAATCCCCTCAGGTGGCCGAGTTCATTCGCAAGCAGTACAACGGCTCGGTGATCCCGGTAGAGACTAAGTCATGATCGCCCTTGAGCGGCTGAGCAAAGTGTACGCCGGAGAAGGCCGACCGGCGCTGGATGACATTAACCTTGTGGTCCCCGATGGCGCCATTTACGGCATTCTGGGCCGCAGCGGTGCCGG
It includes:
- a CDS encoding HHA domain-containing protein, whose product is MTTKLTKTDYLMRLRRCQTIDTLERVIEKNKYELSDNELAVFYSAADHRLAELTMNKLYDKIPPSVWKFIR
- a CDS encoding YlaC family protein, with product MSEIQRLLTNTIEHLNETEKRDNRPRFSISFIRKHPGLFIGMYIGWFATMWVMLESETLAGSVWLLVVLFALMNAFFFFDVNPRYRYSDIDVLDLRVCYNGEWYNTRNVPTALIDEILNSPGVDEEQKSLLHKMLNRKGELSFYDVFSLTRQQPAGER
- a CDS encoding methyl-accepting chemotaxis protein encodes the protein MLKTTQSRFITSLCLFFMLLIAVTSLVIHFFVTPQLKRNETQLIRFEVDNVAVNITEQMNRVQAQMRSITQSVAAMQSDDINKLLPTLVDQYQDVNVFGGGIWPLPEKREAGRNKFSTFFARNGSNKLEENTYWNSDAAPNYYEQVWYKAGLASPAGQCAWAKAYQDDASPQPRTNCAMAITKEGQPWGVATIDVTLGFFNQLAKQMSEAVKGQVLIIEADGKVVGNADQIGKTAGLKNLSELSGSLPMAKAVQAMLPGFNASQSSENEYDNDGTSHTVILQTVKGSPWILAVDLPTALLTKQTDAILLRLGVVQIPMAIVLLGILVLFVRNMMRRLGELNHNISRLSAGGADLTQRLEPTSSPEFNAIIDSFNGVIGYLQTMLRQVGDSARAISSASHQIATGNQDLSARTEDQASSIEQTAASMEELTSTVRQNADNAAHANELAREASSVAVKGGEVVKQVVSTMNAIQTSSGKVVDIISVIDSIAFQTNILALNAAVEAARAGEQGRGFAVVASEVRSLAQRSAQSAREIKALIENSVSNVNLGTELVYQAGSTMEELTQGVRNVTTLMAEIMSSSREQSTGIEQVNLAINQLDSTTQQNAALVQEVSSASHSMAEQSTQLERVVAGFRL
- a CDS encoding isopenicillin N synthase family dioxygenase — translated: MSTNPGLALPILDLSQLNGSETDRSAFLSQLRYAAREIGFFYLINHGISPDLQQAVQDEARSFFALPDDEKQQVAMIHSPHFRGYNRAASELTRGQPDWREQFDLGAERQALPPDEYAPAWRRLQGPNLWPTARPELKPTLLQWQSEMTAVALKLLRTFAEALSLPADAFDDLYGNLPNEHIKLIRYPGQSATQSSQGVGAHKDSGFLSFLLQDEKKGLQVEVSPDNWVDAQPLPGSFVVNIGELLELATNGYLRATVHRVVSPPQDEERLSIAFFLGAQLNAVVPVYQLPAALAREAQGPESDPQNPLLRDVGWNYLKGRLRSHPDVAERYYPDVLRNSSELIA
- the ykgO gene encoding type B 50S ribosomal protein L36 — translated: MQVLNSLRSAKQRHPDCQIVKRKGRLYVICKSNPRFKAVQGRKKRR
- a CDS encoding MetQ/NlpA family ABC transporter substrate-binding protein gives rise to the protein MKKTAFKLAGVALSLSLAFAAQAADALRVAADPVPHAEILAFVQKLDPNLKLKVVELSNGVNANELLANSDVDANYFQHVPYLRDQEKALGKKFVVAATVHIEPLGIYSHKYKDLKSIPEGTTIAVPNNVTNLSRALYLLQDKGLITLKPEFKDAATNQATPKDIASNPKKLKILEVESPQIPRSLDDVGLGVINGNYALEAGLSPAKDSLGLESATHNPYANILVTNPNLENDPRIKQLAKDLESPQVAEFIRKQYNGSVIPVETKS
- a CDS encoding type B 50S ribosomal protein L31 → MQRDIHPFYRTVVFHDTSVNEYFKVGSTIKTDREIELDGVTYPYVTIEVSSASHPHYTGKQKVFVNEGGPARFQQRFGKFFGGKES
- the maa gene encoding maltose O-acetyltransferase, whose translation is MNEEKRKMIAGELYRPGDETLQRESHKARQLLHRYNHSSPDEQAYRDEILAELLGQSEGAYIEPTFRCDYGYNIYLGKNFYANFECVMLDPCPIRIGDNCMLAPGVHIYTATHPLDAETRNSGVEFGKPVTIGNNVWIGGRAVINPGVTIGDNVVVGSGSVVTKDIPANCVVAGNPARIIKML